The following proteins come from a genomic window of Pseudomonas putida:
- a CDS encoding efflux RND transporter periplasmic adaptor subunit yields the protein MDNKRKIALAVAAVAALGFGSLAWNNSSGQQAASTAEHGANDGHGDEKKAASAAKEEGDEGHGEEGHSEEGGEEEGKLTLSAEQIKAAGVALEAAAPRDLGTVVSFPGEIRFDEDRTAHVVPRVPGVVEAVQANLGETVKKGQVLAVIASQQISDLRSEQQAAQRRVELARVTFEREKQLWQDKISAEQDYLQARQALQEAEISLANAKQKVGAIGASVNSVGGNRYELRAPFDAVVVEKHLTVGEVVSEATNAFILSDLNQVWATFAVPPTDLGKVTTGRAVKVSSPDMNVEVEGKVGYVGSLLGEQNRAATVRVTLTNPNGAWRPGLFVNIAVTSQTDRVAVAVPEHAVQTVEDKPSVFVRTPDGFDTRPVKLGRRDNGYVEIIDGIEAGAQVATSGSFTLKSELGKASAEHGH from the coding sequence ATGGATAACAAACGCAAGATCGCCCTCGCGGTAGCCGCTGTGGCAGCCCTCGGATTTGGCAGCCTTGCCTGGAACAACAGTTCCGGACAGCAGGCCGCCAGTACTGCCGAGCATGGCGCTAACGATGGCCATGGCGACGAAAAGAAAGCCGCATCTGCCGCCAAAGAGGAAGGTGATGAGGGCCATGGTGAAGAAGGCCACAGCGAAGAGGGCGGTGAAGAAGAGGGCAAGCTGACGCTCAGCGCTGAACAGATCAAGGCCGCTGGTGTTGCCCTGGAAGCTGCAGCGCCTCGTGACCTCGGTACCGTCGTGAGCTTCCCTGGCGAAATTCGCTTCGACGAAGATCGTACTGCCCACGTGGTTCCTCGTGTTCCTGGCGTTGTTGAGGCTGTCCAGGCCAACCTGGGCGAGACGGTCAAGAAAGGGCAAGTCCTCGCGGTAATCGCCAGCCAGCAGATCTCTGACCTGCGCAGCGAACAACAGGCCGCACAGCGTCGCGTCGAACTGGCGCGTGTGACCTTCGAACGTGAGAAGCAACTGTGGCAGGACAAGATCTCTGCAGAGCAAGACTACCTCCAAGCACGCCAAGCGCTGCAAGAAGCGGAGATCTCCTTGGCCAACGCCAAGCAGAAGGTCGGCGCAATCGGTGCCTCGGTTAACTCCGTTGGCGGTAATCGTTACGAGCTCCGCGCTCCCTTCGACGCCGTGGTAGTGGAGAAACACCTGACCGTCGGCGAAGTCGTCAGCGAGGCGACCAACGCCTTCATCCTTTCCGACCTGAATCAGGTCTGGGCGACCTTCGCAGTTCCGCCGACAGATCTGGGCAAGGTCACGACTGGCCGTGCAGTGAAAGTCTCTTCGCCTGACATGAACGTCGAGGTCGAAGGGAAGGTGGGTTATGTCGGCAGCCTGCTGGGCGAGCAAAACCGTGCAGCTACTGTCCGCGTCACCTTGACCAACCCCAACGGCGCCTGGCGTCCAGGCCTGTTCGTAAACATTGCGGTCACCTCCCAGACCGATCGAGTTGCCGTAGCGGTCCCTGAGCACGCTGTGCAGACCGTTGAAGACAAACCTTCGGTATTCGTACGCACCCCAGATGGCTTTGACACCCGCCCGGTAAAACTGGGTCGCCGCGACAATGGGTACGTGGAAATCATCGACGGTATTGAAGCCGGCGCCCAGGTAGCAACCAGTGGCAGCTTCACACTCAAGTCCGAGCTCGGCAAAGCTTCTGCCGAACACGGTCACTGA
- a CDS encoding TolC family protein, translated as MPRYNRNVLPKTPVSPWKIAALCAVISGLMAPAALAQSISLPQALSTAMDANPDLAAARQEIGIADGARKQAGLIPNPTISYDVEDTRRNTSQTTVSLSQTLELGGKRGARVDVATYGQTAAQLELDRRVNGLRADVVQAFYAALRAQTGLDLAKQSLELTERGLRIVDGRVRAGKSSPVEATRAQVQLAEAQLQVRRAETEKATAYQQLAQITGSSVTVFDRLESPTLSPGLPPRTEDLLAKLDQTAEMRQAVVQIDKSDASLGSEKAQRIPNLTVSVGSQYDRSVRERVNTVGLSIPLPLFDRNQGNILSASRRADQARDQRNAVELRLRTETQTALNQWSTAMQEVESYDKTILPSAQQAVETATRGFEMGKFGFIEVLDAQRTLIVARGQYLESLAAATNARAQVERVYGEVGSTAGTR; from the coding sequence GTGCCCCGGTATAACCGCAATGTCTTACCCAAGACCCCCGTCTCGCCCTGGAAGATCGCTGCACTCTGTGCAGTCATCTCTGGGTTGATGGCGCCTGCAGCCCTTGCCCAAAGCATCAGCTTGCCCCAGGCGCTTTCGACGGCCATGGATGCCAACCCAGACCTGGCCGCGGCCAGGCAAGAAATTGGGATCGCTGATGGTGCTCGCAAGCAGGCCGGGCTTATCCCCAACCCCACAATCTCGTATGACGTGGAAGACACCCGTCGTAACACCAGCCAGACGACTGTCTCTCTCAGCCAGACCCTTGAGCTGGGCGGTAAGCGGGGGGCTCGTGTTGACGTCGCCACATACGGGCAGACCGCCGCACAGCTTGAGTTAGACCGTCGCGTTAACGGCCTGCGTGCAGATGTCGTCCAAGCCTTTTACGCCGCGTTGCGGGCCCAGACAGGTCTCGACCTGGCCAAGCAATCTCTCGAACTGACTGAGCGCGGTCTTCGCATCGTCGATGGCCGTGTTCGCGCAGGTAAGTCGTCCCCAGTGGAGGCGACCCGCGCTCAAGTGCAACTGGCCGAAGCCCAGCTGCAAGTTCGACGTGCAGAAACGGAAAAAGCGACCGCTTACCAACAGCTCGCTCAAATTACCGGGAGCTCAGTCACCGTGTTTGATCGACTCGAATCGCCAACCCTCTCCCCGGGCTTGCCACCTCGCACTGAAGATCTGCTGGCTAAGCTCGACCAAACAGCAGAAATGCGTCAGGCCGTGGTGCAGATAGACAAGAGCGATGCCTCGCTCGGCTCAGAGAAAGCTCAGCGTATCCCGAACCTTACTGTCAGTGTAGGTAGCCAGTACGACCGCTCTGTGCGCGAGCGGGTCAACACTGTGGGCCTGTCTATCCCTTTGCCGCTGTTCGATCGTAACCAGGGCAACATTCTTTCCGCTTCTCGTCGTGCAGATCAGGCCCGGGACCAGCGCAATGCTGTTGAGCTGCGCCTGCGCACCGAAACCCAAACCGCGTTGAACCAATGGTCCACCGCCATGCAGGAGGTCGAGTCCTACGACAAGACCATTCTGCCTTCAGCCCAACAAGCCGTAGAGACCGCAACCCGCGGCTTCGAGATGGGCAAATTCGGTTTCATCGAAGTGCTGGATGCCCAGCGCACCTTGATCGTCGCTCGTGGCCAATACCTCGAATCGTTGGCAGCGGCGACCAATGCGCGTGCGCAGGTGGAAAGGGTTTATGGCGAAGTCGGCTCAACCGCCGGCACTCGCTGA
- a CDS encoding DUF2790 domain-containing protein, whose protein sequence is MKKLIIAAALVVFSVASQANTFSESKQLQYTKEHQTAVAKYAEKNGKPMPEIQDYKYGMKIDVAKFVRQSQDPRTCQVYPRLMTFEDSQGTLKTVRYSMYSQCINNK, encoded by the coding sequence ATGAAAAAGCTAATTATCGCTGCTGCACTTGTTGTTTTCTCGGTGGCTTCGCAGGCCAACACTTTCTCCGAGAGCAAGCAGCTTCAATACACCAAGGAACACCAGACCGCAGTGGCCAAGTACGCGGAGAAAAATGGCAAGCCAATGCCAGAGATTCAGGATTACAAATATGGCATGAAGATAGACGTTGCGAAATTCGTACGTCAGTCGCAGGACCCCCGTACCTGCCAGGTCTATCCACGGTTGATGACCTTCGAGGACTCCCAGGGCACGCTCAAGACTGTTCGTTACTCGATGTATTCGCAATGCATCAACAACAAGTAG
- a CDS encoding CusA/CzcA family heavy metal efflux RND transporter, with amino-acid sequence MFERIIRFAIEQRIVVMIAVLIMAGIGIYSYQKLPIDAVPDITNVQVQINTAAPGYSPLETEQRITFPVETAMAGLPGLQQTRSLSRSGLSQVTVIFKDGTDIFFARQLINERLQVAKEQLPEGVEAVMGPVSTGLGEIFLWTVEAEDGAVKEDGTPYTPTDLRVIQDWIIKPQLRNVPGVAEINTIGGYAKQFLVAPDPKRLATYKLTLNDLVAALESNNANVGAGYIERNGEQLLIRAPGQVGNIEDIANIVITSVDGAPIRISSVADVSIGKELRTGAATENGREVVLGTVFMLIGENSRTVSQAVAAKLADINRTLPKGVVAVTVYDRTNLVEKAIATVKKNLVEGAILVIAILFLFLGNIRAALITAMVIPLSMLFTFTGMFNNKVSANLMSLGALDFGIIVDGAVVIVENAIRRLAHAQHKHGRMLTKTERFHEVFAAAREARRPLIFGQLIIMVVYLPIFALTGVEGKMFHPMAFTVVMALLGAMVLSVTFVPAAIAMFVTGKVKEEEGVVMRTARLRYEPVLQWVLGHRNIAFSAAVALVVLSGLLASRMGSEFIPSLSEGDFAMQAMRVPGTSLTQSVEMQQRLEKAVIAQVPEVERMFARSGTAEIASDPMPPNASDAYIMLKPQDQWPNPKKPRDELIAEVQKAAAGVPGSNYELSQPIQLRFNELISGVRSDVAVKVFGDDMDVLNNTANKIAAALKAVPGSSEVKVEQTSGLPVLTINIDREKAARYGLNIADVQNSIAIAVGGRQAGTLYEGDRRFDMVVRLPETVRTDVAGMSSLLIPVPANAAQGANQIGFIPLSQVANLDLQLGPNQISRENGKRLVIVSANVRGRDLGSFVEEATASLDKKVQIPAGYWTTWGGQFEQLQSAAKRLQIVVPVALLLVMTLLFLMFNNLKDGMLVFTGIPFALTGGVVALWLRDIPLSISAGVGFIALSGVAVLNGLVMIAFIRGLREEGRTLRQAVDEGALTRLRPVLMTALVASLGFIPMALATGTGAEVQRPLATVVIGGILSSTALTLLVLPALYHWAHRKDEDGDEAEVVS; translated from the coding sequence ATGTTTGAACGTATCATCAGATTCGCCATCGAGCAGCGCATCGTAGTAATGATCGCCGTTCTGATCATGGCGGGTATCGGTATCTACAGCTATCAAAAGCTGCCCATCGATGCGGTACCCGATATCACCAACGTCCAGGTGCAGATCAACACTGCAGCGCCTGGTTACTCGCCCTTGGAAACCGAACAACGGATCACGTTTCCAGTTGAAACGGCCATGGCCGGTCTCCCGGGCCTTCAGCAGACCCGTTCCCTGTCTCGCTCTGGCCTGTCTCAGGTCACCGTGATCTTCAAGGATGGCACTGACATCTTCTTTGCCCGCCAGTTGATCAACGAGCGGCTGCAGGTTGCGAAGGAACAGCTGCCAGAAGGTGTAGAGGCCGTCATGGGTCCGGTATCTACCGGCCTCGGCGAGATCTTCCTGTGGACTGTTGAAGCCGAAGATGGCGCGGTCAAAGAGGACGGTACGCCGTACACCCCGACCGACCTGCGCGTGATCCAGGACTGGATCATCAAGCCTCAGCTGCGTAACGTCCCGGGTGTGGCCGAGATCAATACCATCGGCGGTTATGCCAAGCAGTTCCTGGTTGCGCCGGATCCAAAGCGCCTGGCTACCTACAAGCTGACACTCAATGACCTGGTCGCAGCGTTGGAAAGTAACAACGCCAACGTCGGTGCCGGCTACATCGAGCGTAATGGTGAACAGTTGCTCATCCGTGCACCGGGTCAGGTAGGCAATATCGAAGACATCGCCAACATCGTGATCACCAGTGTGGATGGTGCACCGATTCGCATCAGCAGCGTTGCTGACGTCAGCATCGGTAAAGAGCTCCGTACAGGTGCTGCTACTGAGAACGGCCGCGAAGTCGTGCTCGGTACCGTGTTCATGCTGATTGGTGAAAACAGCCGCACCGTATCTCAAGCTGTCGCCGCCAAATTGGCGGACATCAACCGCACCCTGCCAAAGGGCGTGGTGGCTGTGACTGTTTACGACCGTACCAACCTGGTTGAAAAAGCCATCGCGACGGTGAAGAAGAACCTGGTGGAAGGCGCGATCCTGGTTATCGCCATTCTGTTCCTGTTCCTCGGCAACATCCGTGCGGCTCTGATCACCGCGATGGTGATTCCGCTGTCCATGCTGTTCACCTTCACAGGCATGTTCAACAACAAGGTCAGTGCCAACTTAATGAGTTTGGGGGCACTCGACTTCGGCATCATCGTCGACGGTGCCGTGGTTATTGTAGAAAACGCGATCCGTCGACTGGCTCATGCGCAACATAAGCATGGCCGCATGCTCACCAAAACCGAACGCTTCCACGAGGTCTTTGCCGCGGCGCGAGAAGCTCGCCGGCCGCTGATCTTCGGTCAGCTGATCATCATGGTGGTGTACCTGCCGATCTTCGCCCTCACCGGCGTCGAAGGCAAAATGTTCCACCCGATGGCCTTCACCGTTGTGATGGCGCTGCTGGGTGCAATGGTCCTGTCCGTTACCTTTGTTCCTGCAGCTATTGCCATGTTCGTCACTGGCAAGGTGAAGGAAGAGGAAGGCGTGGTCATGCGCACAGCTCGACTGCGCTATGAACCGGTTCTGCAATGGGTGCTGGGACATCGGAACATCGCTTTCTCGGCCGCAGTAGCCTTGGTCGTGCTCAGTGGTTTGCTGGCAAGTCGTATGGGTAGCGAGTTCATCCCAAGCCTCAGTGAGGGTGACTTTGCGATGCAGGCCATGCGTGTGCCTGGAACGAGCCTCACTCAATCTGTCGAGATGCAGCAGCGTCTGGAGAAAGCGGTGATTGCGCAGGTGCCTGAAGTTGAGCGGATGTTCGCACGCTCGGGTACCGCAGAAATTGCATCTGACCCGATGCCGCCGAACGCCTCTGACGCCTACATCATGCTCAAGCCTCAGGATCAGTGGCCTAACCCGAAGAAGCCTCGTGATGAGCTGATTGCTGAAGTGCAGAAGGCCGCAGCGGGTGTTCCAGGAAGCAACTACGAGTTGTCGCAGCCAATCCAACTGCGTTTCAACGAGCTGATTTCGGGCGTGCGTAGTGACGTCGCTGTGAAAGTCTTCGGCGATGACATGGACGTGCTCAACAACACCGCCAACAAGATCGCGGCAGCGCTCAAAGCGGTCCCGGGCTCATCGGAAGTGAAAGTTGAGCAGACATCCGGCCTGCCGGTGCTGACCATCAACATTGACCGCGAAAAAGCAGCACGCTACGGCCTGAACATCGCGGATGTTCAGAACTCGATCGCTATCGCCGTGGGTGGCCGTCAGGCCGGCACGCTGTATGAGGGCGACCGTCGGTTCGACATGGTAGTACGCCTACCAGAGACCGTTCGCACCGACGTAGCGGGTATGTCCAGCTTGCTGATCCCGGTACCTGCCAATGCGGCACAGGGTGCCAATCAGATCGGCTTCATCCCGCTGTCCCAGGTCGCCAATCTGGACCTGCAACTGGGCCCGAACCAAATCAGCCGCGAGAACGGCAAACGTCTGGTTATCGTCAGCGCCAACGTTCGAGGCCGCGATCTGGGGTCCTTCGTTGAGGAGGCGACCGCATCGCTGGACAAGAAGGTGCAAATCCCTGCGGGCTACTGGACGACTTGGGGGGGCCAGTTCGAGCAGCTGCAGTCGGCTGCCAAACGCCTGCAGATCGTTGTTCCAGTCGCCTTGCTGCTGGTCATGACCTTGTTGTTCCTGATGTTCAACAACCTGAAGGACGGCATGCTGGTCTTCACCGGTATTCCATTCGCACTCACCGGTGGTGTTGTGGCGTTGTGGCTGCGGGACATCCCACTGTCGATCTCGGCAGGTGTCGGCTTCATTGCACTGTCCGGCGTTGCAGTACTGAACGGCCTGGTGATGATTGCCTTCATCCGCGGGCTAAGGGAGGAGGGACGAACGCTCAGACAGGCAGTCGATGAAGGTGCATTGACCCGTCTGCGACCTGTTCTGATGACAGCCTTGGTAGCGTCCCTGGGCTTCATCCCGATGGCTTTGGCCACCGGCACCGGTGCCGAAGTTCAGCGGCCATTGGCGACGGTGGTGATTGGCGGGATCCTGTCCTCCACCGCACTGACCTTGCTGGTACTGCCTGCCCTGTATCACTGGGCACACCGCAAGGATGAAGACGGCGACGAGGCCGAAGTGGTTAGCTAA
- a CDS encoding outer membrane porin, OprD family: protein MKIKVPLYLAAVSALSGSYAISAQAEDKPEGFIEGSSLTVLNRNFYFNRDNRDSTAPTYNSGKGNTNGYSEAWAHAIISKFNSGFTQGTVGFGVDAFAMIGLKLDTGDGRNGGRSSFDVLPVDNKGEARDEYTKVGGAAKVRLFDTIVKVGDVFPSTPVVASGDSRLLPESFRGVTVENTSIQGLTLQGGRLHAMSQPVSSNLNDNFVTFYGGPVNSPWIGYGGGDYSINDNWTVSVYASQLKDVWNQYYAGTSVVYPLSDDLALIGGFNYYKAVDEGKKRLGEFDNNIWSAKVGVRYGAHTLALSHQRNNGDDDFDYLRQSDSIFVDNSIQYSDFNSPKERSWMLRYDLNFTSYGIPGLTFMTRYARGSGADYSNANQFYMRTDDNGNPLDNQKRWERDVEVKYVVQTGPAKDLSFRLRQATTRATAFESDLDETRVIIEYPLSIL, encoded by the coding sequence ATGAAAATCAAAGTACCACTGTATTTGGCGGCAGTTTCTGCGCTGTCTGGAAGCTATGCTATTTCGGCACAAGCTGAAGACAAGCCAGAAGGCTTCATTGAAGGCAGCAGCCTTACAGTGTTGAACCGTAACTTCTACTTCAACCGTGATAACCGCGACAGCACCGCCCCCACTTACAACAGTGGCAAGGGCAATACGAACGGCTACTCCGAAGCCTGGGCGCACGCGATCATCAGCAAATTCAACTCCGGGTTTACCCAAGGTACCGTTGGCTTTGGCGTTGATGCCTTTGCCATGATCGGCCTCAAGCTCGACACCGGTGATGGGCGCAACGGCGGCCGTAGCTCCTTCGACGTGCTGCCCGTTGATAACAAGGGTGAAGCTCGCGACGAATACACCAAGGTCGGCGGCGCAGCCAAAGTCCGCTTGTTCGATACCATCGTGAAAGTGGGTGATGTCTTCCCATCGACCCCGGTCGTCGCATCGGGTGACTCTCGCCTGCTGCCAGAGAGTTTCCGCGGTGTGACCGTTGAGAACACCAGCATCCAGGGCCTTACCCTCCAGGGTGGTCGTCTGCATGCGATGAGCCAGCCGGTCTCAAGCAACCTGAACGACAACTTCGTGACGTTCTACGGCGGCCCGGTCAACTCGCCATGGATCGGTTACGGTGGCGGTGACTACTCGATCAACGACAACTGGACTGTGAGCGTCTACGCCAGCCAGCTGAAAGACGTCTGGAATCAGTACTACGCCGGCACAAGCGTGGTTTACCCGCTGAGCGACGATCTGGCGCTGATCGGTGGCTTCAACTACTACAAAGCCGTAGATGAAGGTAAGAAGCGCCTGGGTGAATTCGACAACAACATCTGGAGTGCCAAGGTCGGTGTGCGTTACGGTGCCCACACCCTGGCCCTGTCGCATCAGCGCAACAACGGCGACGACGATTTCGACTACCTGCGTCAGTCGGACTCGATTTTCGTCGACAACTCCATCCAGTACAGCGACTTCAACTCGCCGAAAGAGCGTTCCTGGATGCTGCGCTATGACCTGAACTTCACCAGCTACGGCATTCCAGGCCTGACGTTCATGACGCGCTACGCCAGAGGCTCGGGTGCGGATTACTCGAACGCTAACCAGTTCTACATGCGCACCGACGACAACGGCAACCCGCTCGACAATCAGAAGCGTTGGGAGCGTGACGTCGAAGTCAAATACGTTGTCCAAACCGGTCCGGCAAAAGATCTGTCCTTCCGGTTGCGCCAGGCAACCACGCGTGCCACTGCTTTCGAATCGGATCTGGATGAAACTCGTGTAATCATCGAGTACCCGCTTTCGATTCTGTAA